From a single Cyprinus carpio isolate SPL01 chromosome A3, ASM1834038v1, whole genome shotgun sequence genomic region:
- the sun1b gene encoding SUN domain-containing protein 1 has product MVKLRAQRITMDFSPLHTYTPPHCTPDNTGYTYSLSSSYSTAALEFEKEHQINPVYDSPRMSRRSLRLQTTHGFYGDNSLTELTGIHSVGSYKQTSSSSSTAASSSSRSVRSRRQKQGSSVYESESVSQIVSQTAQKDQTLSDLSFTSTASDASLISSLLDQSTLRQSSTTHTYSARRRRNAHSSLLENGGISKTEAHTNLANGYICKDCSFHADGKEDEMSCSLPYSTSVSSAYQTAADATMTTSLNSVDKTAHDSYCGSVNVRVSCHSFSGDDCKGKQHMEMKAEHKRYSYTHHVYAALWALVSYTGYGLLRVCRGFGSAGAFVTQKLKSVLWLAVCSPGDDCKGKQHMEMNAEHKRYSYTRHVYAALWALVSYTGYGLLRVCRGFGSAGAFVTRKLKSVLWLAVCSPGKAATGAFWWLGTGWYQLVALMSLINVFLLTRCLPKLLKLLLFLLLLLLLLGLWYLGPPIALSFLPAVNFTELKTAVTSFPSLPSLPSLPSLPALASFTKEPLADEQHITPPVISQAASESVNSKRLAQLEQRVAALWESVQQGELKAKQQHEGAVGLVQALEDQMNTRTDRESLSLWVSQLLEPKFTALKGEMERVEVSRAEAEEQHAQHQASLEARLAELELLLKNLNSRTEEIHLTQQTPMQAPVSVGVSQEKHEALLSEVQRLEAELGRIRGDLQGLMGCKGKCDQLDTIHETVSAQVKEQLYALLYGRDGGEAEIPEPLLPWLASQYTRSSDLTATLMALERSILGNLSLQLQESKQQQFSAETVTQTVAHTAGAAGMSEEQVQLIVQRALKLYSEDRTGQVDYALESGGGSILSTRCSETYETKTALMSLFGIPLWYFSLFGIPLWYFSQSPRVIIQPDMYPGNCWAFKGSQGYLVIRLCLSVVPTSFCLEHIPKSLSPSGNVSSAPRRFSVFGLDDEYQEEGKLLGDYTYQEDGESLQIFPVLEKNDKAFQIIEMRVLSNWGHPEYTCLYRFRVP; this is encoded by the exons CGTGCTCAGAGAATTACCATGGATTTTTCCCCTCTGCACACGTATACTCCTCCTCACTGTACTCCAGATAACACGGGATATACCTATTCACTCAG CTCAAGTTACTCGACCGCAGCCCTTGAGTTTGAGAAGGAGCACCAAATCAATCCTGTGTACGACTCGCCCAGAATGTCTCGCCGTAGTTTGAGACTACAGACCACCCATGGGTTTTATGGTGACAACAGCCTCACTGAGCTCACGGGCATTCACAGTGTCGGCTCTTACAAgcagaccagcagcagcagcagcaccgccgccagcagcagcagcag GTCTGTGCGGAGCAGGAGGCAGAAGCAGGGCTCATCGGTGTATGAGTCTGAGAGCGTGTCTCAGATTGTGTCTCAGACTGCTCAGAAAGACCAGACCCTGTCAGATTTGAGTTTCACCAGTACAGCCAGTGATGCTTCTCTGATCTCTAGTCTGCTGGATCAGTCCACACTCAGACAGAgctccacaacacacacatactctg CACGGAGAAGAAGAAATGCTCACAGCTCTCTGTTGGAGAATGGAGGCATCAGTAAAACAGAGGCGCACACTAATCTGGCTAACGGCTATATTTGTAAGGACTGCTCGTTCCATGCAGACGGGAAGGAGGATGAAATGTCATGTTCCTTACCGTATTCGACATCTGTGTCTTCAGCGTATCAGACAGCTGCAGACGCCACTATGACCACTTCTCTGAACAGCGTTGACAAGACAG CTCATGACAGCTACTGTGGCAGTGTGAACGTGCGAGTAAGTTGTCACTCT TTTTCAGGTGATGACTGTAAAGGAAAACAGCACATGGAAATGAAAGCGGAGCATAAACGCTATTCCTACACCCACCATGTATACGCAGCCTTGTGGGCCCTTGTTTCTTACACAG GTTACGGGCTTCTGCGGGTTTGCCGAGGTTTCGGCTCAGCCGGTGCATTCGTGACTCAGAAGCTGAAGTCTGTTCTGTGGTTGGCAGTGTGTTCTCCAG GTGATGACTGTAAAGGAAAACAGCACATGGAAATGAACGCGGAGCATAAACGCTATTCCTACACCCGCCATGTATACGCAGCCTTGTGGGCCCTTGTTTCTTACACAG GTTACGGGCTTCTGCGGGTTTGCCGAGGTTTCGGCTCGGCCGGTGCGTTTGTGACCCGGAAGCTGAAGTCCGTTCTGTGGTTGGCAGTGTGTTCTCCAG GGAAAGCAGCGACTGGCGCCTTCTGGTGGCTGGGAACAGGATGGTATCAGCTGGTCGCGCTCATGTCTCTGATCAACGTCTTTCTTCTCACCAG gtGTCTGCCCAAACTACTGAAGCTTCTTCTGTTTCTGCTACTCTTACTTCTGCTGCTCG GGTTATGGTACCTCGGTCCGCCCATCGCTCTGTCCTTCCTTCCAGCTGTAAACTTCACAGAGTTGAAAACAGCAGTCACTTCTTTCCCATCACTCCCTTCTCTCCCATCTCTTCCCTCTTTACCCGCATTAGCTTCGTTCACAAAAGAACCACTGGCTGACGAACAGCACATCACACCCCCAGTCATCTCACAG GCTGCATCAGAGTCTGTTAACAGCAAGCGTTTGGCTCAGCTCGAGCAGCGTGTGGCGGCGCTGTGGGAAAGTGTCCAGCAGGGGGAGCTGAAAGCCAAGCAGCAGCATGAGGGGGCCGTTGGTTTGGTTCAGGCCCTTGAGGATCAGATGAACAcacggacagacagagagagtctCAGCCTGTGGGTTTCTCAGCTCCTGGAGCCCAAGTTCACCGCACTTaagggagagatggagagagtaGAGGTTAGCAGGGCGGAG GCTGAGGAACAGCATGCGCAGCATCAGGCGAGTCTTGAAGCGCGACTAGCAGAGCTGGAACTGCTGCTGAAGAACCTGAACTCTAGAACTGAG GAAATCCATCTAACACAGCAGACTCCAATGCAGGCTCCTGTCAG TGTTGGAGTCTCTCAGGAGAAGCATGAAGCTTTGCTCTCTGAGGTTCAGAGGTTGGAAGCAGAGCTGGGCCGCATCAGAGGAGACCTGCAAGGGTTGATGGGATGTAAAGGGAAATGTGACCAACTCGACACCATACATGAGACc GTGTCAGCGCAGGTGAAGGAACAGTTGTACGCTCTGTTGTACGGTCGTGACGGAGGTGAAGCAGAGATTCCCGAGCCGCTGCTGCCCTGGCTGGCTTCTCAGTACACACGCTCCTCTGACCTCACCGCGACCCTCATGGCCCTGGAGCGCAGCATTCTGGGAAATCTGTCCCTGCAGCTGCAGGAGAGCAAACAGCAGCAGTTCTCAGCTGAAACAGTTACTCAGACCGTTGCCCACACCGCCGGGGCTGCTGGGATGTCAGAGGAG CAAGTCCAGCTGATCGTCCAGCGTGCGCTGAAGCTGTACTCTGAGGATCGCACCGGACAGGTGGACTACGCTCTGGAGTCTGGAG GTGGCAGTATCCTCAGCACGCGCTGTTCTGAGACGTACGAGACAAAAACAGCACTCATGAGCCTGTTTGGAATCCCGCTGTGGTACTTCAGCCTGTTTGGAATCCCGCTGTGGTACTTCTCGCAGTCGCCACGTGTCATCA TACAGCCGGACATGTACCCAGGAAACTGCTGGGCGTTTAAAGGCTCCCAAGGTTATCTGGTGATCAGGCTCTGTTTAAGTGTGGTCCCTACCTCCTTCTGCCTGGAGCATATTCCCAAAAGCCTCTCTCCTTCTGGAAACGTCAGCAGCGCACCACGACGATTCTCTGTCTTT GGGTTGGATGACGAATACCAGGAGGAAGGGAAACTGCTGGGTGACTACACTTATCAAGAAGATGGAGAATCACTCCAGATCTTCCCAGTTCTG gAGAAGAATGACAAGGCCTTTCAGATCATTGAGATGCGAGTGCTGTCGAACTGGGGTCATCCTGAATACACCTGCCTGTATCGCTTCAGAGTTCCGTAA